Within Paenibacillus albicereus, the genomic segment ATTTACGCTCCCCGGACGGGGAGCGACTTGATCGTACATATTAACATTCATGTAGTATGAGCTGTTTCTCCATGCTCCCACAGGGGAGCGATGGTCAGCACCTTGAACCGCTTGGCATGATGGTTTTTGTTTCAATCCACGCCCCTACAGGGGGAGCGACAATCGTCGATGATCTGCCGGAGCGTCGCATTGATGTTTCAATCCACGCCCCTACAGGGGGAGCGACGGAGGCTAGCATCGCGCTCGACCTGGAGGCCGTGGTTTCAATCCACGCCCCCACAGGGGGAGCGACGTCATAGAGATGCTTGATCGGTGCGTGAAATGGCATGTTTCAATCCACGCCCCCACAGGGGGAGCGACTTCATGATGTTATCTTAGGCCAGATCAGTCCAGAGTTTCAATCCACGCCCCCACAGGGGGAGCGACCAACAGGAAAAATTAATCTGTTTCCCGCGAAATTGTTTCAATCCACGCCCCCACAGGGGGAGCGACAATGAGTTCCAGCAGCATCCCCCAAATGGACAACCGTTTCAATCCACGCCCCCACAGGGGGAGCGACCACTGACGGCGCCAAAATCGAGGTCCTGTTCGTTGTTTCAATCCACGCCCCCACAGGGGGAGCGACGCGAGCGATCATGCACCATGCGCGCGAGTACATCAAGTTTCAATCCACGCCCCCACAGGGGGAGCGACCACATTGTACTTGCATCTCATATGGCAGAGCAAAGTTTCAATCCACGCCCTCAGGGGGAGCGACGGATGTCTTTTTGGTAGAGCTGCGCAAACATGGCGGTTTCAATCCACGCCCCCACAGGGGGAGCGACACGACGCGTAAGACGCTTTCAGATGGCGGCGTGAGTTTCAATCCACGCTCCCACAGGGGGAGCGACGTCATGCTGGTGCTGTGGAAGATGCGACCCTCGGTGTTTCAATCCACGCCCCCACAGGGGGAGCGACCCGAGCGCGGCCATCATCAACCGTCTCAATCTGGTTTCAATCCACGCCCCCACAGGGGGAGCGACGTCCGAGGCCGTTCACTACCTAACGGACTTTCAGTTTCAATCCACGCCCCCACAGGGGGAGCGACAGGGGCGACGCTGGACAACTTCCAACCACGCCCCGGTTTCAATCCACGCCCCCACAGGGGGAGCGACATTTACGAAAAGCTGATGACCAACATCCCGCCAAGTTTCAATCCACGCCCCCACAGGGGGAGCGACGAATCGCTCAGTGCGATGGTCAAGGGGTACGAGGAGTTTCAATCCACGCCCCCACAGGGGGAGCGACGCAGGTCGCAGCCAGTTTTTCGGAGCTTTGGTTGGCGTTTCAATCCACGCCCCCACAGGGGGAGCGACATGTCATCGATGATGATTGCCTCCATGTCCTGGAGGTTTCAATCCACGCCCCCACAGGCGGAGCGACTGCAGCAGGCGTTACAACAGGCGATGGCGCAGCAGTTTCAATCCACGCCCCCACAGGGGGAGCGACATCAGGGGCCGCTCCGACACAAGCTTCACCAGGGCGTTTCAATCCACGCCCCCACAGGGGGAGCGACTCGCCAGTGATCGCCCGCGCGGGTCGAGATCACGCCGTTTCAATCCACGCCCCCACAGGGGGAGCGACCACAAAAAATAGCGTTTTCATACCTATTTTAATATAAACGCTTCTTTTAATCATACCTATGAAGCATAGAAAAACAATTGACACTCATTAATTCATAGATTTTTCGTCATCTTTCAACAAATTCTGAGGTGCGGATCCCCCGGGGATTTCATGGGAGCTTCCCATTCGCACCACCTTTCAACCCTATAAAATCAGCGGTCCATCCATGTTATACGAGGCTTTCGCACCGACATGCTCCACCTTGCTCTTATACTTGTCACCCAAGTTATAAAACCGCAAGCTGTCCGTCGCCGGATCAATCAGCTCCTCCAAGGCAAACCTCAGACGGCGGAACTGCGCGGCATCTACGATGCACTCAAACACGGAGTTCTGGACCCGCTGTCCGTAATCCTGGCACGTCTTTGCCACCTTGGACAGCCTCCTTCGTCCCTCTCCTGTCGTCGTACTCACGTCATACGTAATCAGAACAAGCAGCCGTCGCCCTCCTTCCTACTTCCAAAACAAAGGCGGATATTGCTCCAGATCGCCGCGAATAGTCCGTGCCAGCAGCATCGCTTGAGCGTGCGGCACCAGTCCCCACGAGATCGACTCATTCAAGTAGGGATGGATGATCTTCTCCTGCTTCCGCTCTTGCCAATGCTTGATTACAGTCCGGCGGGTGTCGTCATCCATGAGGACGGCTCCATTTTCTTTTCGGGTAAACCCAGCTGCGGTGACCATTTTTTTGTTGATGAGAGTCAAGACGAACCGATCGGCATAGACCGACCGCAGCTCCTCCATCAGATCAAGCGCCAGAGAAGCCCTTCCAGACCGATCTCGATGCATGAAGCCCGCATACGGATCAAGACCCGCCGCCTCTAGTGCCGCCCTCATCTCACTGGCAAGCAAGGAATAGGCAAAAGACAGCAGCGCGTTGACATTGTCGAGGGGCGGACGCTTGCTGCGACCTTGGAAGAAAAACGCCTCTTTTTGTTGCAGGATCAGTTCATTGAAAACGCCGCTATACTGAGCAGCACCCGAGCCTTCCAGCCCGCGCAGCACATCAAGATCCTCGACTTGACGCACAAGACGGATCAACTCTGTCATAGAAGCGCTCACCCGCTTCAGCGCCGCTCCGTCCACGCGCAGCGAATGTTCGCGAACCGCCCTTTCCAGCACCCACTTCGAGTTGTACAGCTTGCCGACAATCATGTTTCTCGCCATAAGCGCGCTTCGCTGCTCCTCATCCGAAATGCGATATTGCTCTTTACGGAGCACGACATTGCCTCTCGCTTCCCCCACGGGCTAGAAAACGTCCGTAAACACTCTCCTGCACGAGGAGCGGCCCAGAACCACCAATTGATTCAACGAGATGCAGACTTAAACTTCTTACTAGATTGTAAAGAGGGGCAGTGAGAACCGCTAAGTCACCTTCGTTAAACGCGTCCAGCATCTGATAAGCGACTTTACATAAGAAGACGGGCGGGTGAGCTGTTTTCTGACATTAGTCAAAGTTCTCACCCACCTTCGCTATTCTGAAAGTCACAACCTGAATGACTCTCTATAGTGATTCCTATCTATGGTCCCGAAGAATTCGATAAATATAAGTTTAGGATATTAAACATTTTTTTACATGCTCTTTCTGAACGGTTACGCCATCGCGAACTACAACTTTTCCAAAATACGTACGCCCGCCGGAGCCGGCAAAATAGTCAGTTCATAATGGTCAAATGCTCGCGCAAGACTCACATCTGGCTTTCTCTCCACTGAAACTAGCTGGAACAGTTTTTGCGCCGGTGCGTTTCCAAGACGACTTTCGTGCTCGAATACGATCAGCTTTTGAGCTGCCATTTTGCCTCTGGAAGCAGAACGGTCGTGGTCAAACATATTAACCAGCGCCGTCCATAACAACTCCAGGTCTTCCTCGCCGAAGTTCGTTTGATTGGCCAGCGGCGCAGATATAAATCCATCCATGCGGTACAGGCCGTACGGCACGATGCTTTTTCGGCCCATCGTCCGCTCCTTCTCGGCATCTTTTTCATTGGTGACAGCCATGCGGGTAATCGTCACATCCATCGGAGCAATCGGATCAATGCTTTTGGCAAAGCTGAACTGCACCGGTCCGCGCACTTGACCGCAGTTGATTCCCGTCGTCATTACCGCGCCAAACGTCCGAATATCGTAATATTTATCACACATCCAACGAGCGAGCGTTTGCTGATCCTCCCGTTTTTTTGCCGCCATCTTTTCAGGCTTGCTTTCTTTTAGCTCCATCTCCGGATGATGGAGAAACGCTTCTTTGTTTAAATTGTTCAGAACTACGGCTTCTTTGACATAGATTGCATAGGAGTCGGCATCCTCCTGCGCCAGCTCCACATAGTTGCGCACCTTCCGTTTAAGCGCAACATCAGTCACGAGCCCGCAGCCGGTTTCCGGATCAATGCGCGGGAGGTTGCCGGCATCCGGATCGCCGTTCGGATTTCCATTTTCCACATCAAACAACAGCACAAATTCATAACGTTTAGTAAGTGGTGTTTTTTTCATCTGTATCATATCCTTTCAAGCTTTTATTTTGTTTGTTACAGAGGTCCAACTCATGCCAGCATAAAAACTACTCCGCCGTCTCGAGGGCTTCATCCCCAGGCGCTCCGCCGTTTTCACCAAGTTTATCGGTGCCTTTTGCGATGCTATAGAGGCTCGTCTGTTTATGATAGTAACCAATTGCGAACATGCCTTGCTCCTCTAGCGTCAAGCGGGATGGAAAACGTTCCGGCAACAAATCCACTACTTCACGAATTTTTTTGTTGTTGCTAATCCCCCGCTGTTCGTCCTTGGAAATATGGTGCTGAGCCAAATTCATTAACCTTGGGAATACGGTGGCTGGGGAAGCAGAAGCAGCTCCCCAGAAACGATCGCGAATGGTTGAATTTATCCCCTTACCTAGTGCATCCGTCTGCGTTTTTTCCAGACAAGCAAAAAGTCTGCCCAAATTGTAAGCTATGTTGGTCGAGTGTACATTTTCCGCCACGGTCAAATCCTCCTCCTTCGTATTCAAGCCGTTGTTTCGATACGCGCGAAGCAAATAGGCTTTAATCATTGCCGCCCTGATGGTGCCGATTTTATATAATCCTTTTCGCGGCTCGTCCACATCCGCCCGGACCCGGTTCATTAATTGAGCAAAAATTGCTTTTGAATATGGCAGCCCTTGCATAATCGTACGGAATAGCTGACCCTCCATATTGGGCGGAATGTTTTTAAAGTCGTGACCTACTGCCAGCTCACGCAGCAGTCTCCTCATCGTCGGCGTTCGCTCCAATCCGACAATGGACAAATCCTTGTAATGTTGCCACACTTTCTCTCCGATCTCGCCAAGCGTCCCCCGATAAAAAAAGCGAACGGACAAACGGGCTGCATTGGGAGACACGCCCAATACGTAGTAGGTCGTCTCCGGATCTAAATCGGAGAATGTGTCGTGAAACTCCTGTCCGGAACGTACTCTGGAGACCGCGCTATCCACCCTTTTGCGGATGCTTTCGGGATCGGGCGGATGTCCGTCGCTGTCTTCTTCGTTATTGGCTTCCTCCTGAAACATCCGAGCTAAAAGCATCTGTGCGTGATCAAGTTTGGAATCGGCCCAAAACACAACCGTCATGTCGTTCATACGCACGTGATGTTTTGGATCAGAAAGCAACTTGTTTAGTACATAGCCATAGGCGTCCGCCGCTTTTTTTGAAGTAGGAGCATTATACGACTGCTCTTTTCCATATGAAAGAAACGATTCTTTATTAAACGATACGATGGCCGCGCCAGACGATTGAGCGCCGATTACATTTTTAATATTTGGATGCAGCCGGGCAAGTTCATTTACTGAAACCTGTTTTCCTGACACCAGACAAATTTGCAGCAGGCTATCATCTCCCGCATCGCTCTTATTTCGGCGCGAATACCGCTCCCAAGCGGCTTGTACTGTCGGGTCATCATGCAGGAAACGGCCGGTGGGCGCATACTTTAACACGCTTAGGCCGCCGCCGGTCAGCTCGGCGCGCGTTTCTTCAGGTATTCGCGCATGGATCTGCGCGGAAAGCTCCTCTTCCGTCCACTCGACAAACCGTAACAAAGCCGCAAGCTCCGGCGACCGCTCCGCATTGCCGGCGTCCGCATAGCTTAGTACCTCTCGCCACAGCGTCTGCATTGCTTCCCGGCAACCAGGCCTCATTTTTAGTGCAGCGCCGAACAAATACTCTCCTTTGTCGCACAGAAAATAGGGATGAATATTTACAGTTCGTTTGCCCTGCTCCGGCACATTGTAGCTGTGCTTGAGTGTTTTGCCCTTTGTGTTCGTATCGGAGGTAATATCTAAGACCTGCCCATCCGCATCCAGATGAATTTCAAACGATACCGCCGCTGCTGAATATCCGTCCTTCGGCAAGTCTTCCCCGTCCTGCTCCAGCAACTTGAAGTAATAAGCATACAGCGCCTGCAAAATCATCGGAACACCTCCTGCCGGCTTGGTACCTGGATAACGCCATCCACCATTTGCGCCCGGAAGAAATAAGGGGTGACAGTCTTTACCTCTCCTTTGTCGTTAAGCTGAAAGTCCTGGTCGTAAAGCATGTAGCCTAGATCGATCGTGCCCGGATGCGGACAGACCGCATCCGCCAACTCCTCCTCCAAAAGTTCAAAGCTCACTGGAAACTCCCGCGTGCCAAAATAAGGGCGATGGAAGCATTGTCCCTGCCGCGCCCGACGTAAAAAAATGTTGTAGTGCTTCTCCGGGCTGTCTTCAATTCCCTGGCGATCCGTCATCTCAAAATGGGCTTCAATGATATAAGCCACATTTTTGAGCACCATTGAAGCTCGCTGTTGCCGTTCCTCTGATGCATAAATCGCCGTTTTTTTAGCCGATGCTTTTGATTCCACCTCATTGCGCCGAATATTCTCGAACCGAATCGGCTCCAGCACATGAATCCGATCTACCACCCACCGAATGGCAGGTTTCCAATGGACTGCTTCCAAAATGCCTCTGGCCGCTGATGGGGTCATTACATCATAGCTGACCCTCTCTACTTTCATTTCAGGCCTTGTAAAGCAAGCGTAATCGCCCCAAACTTTGAGGTTAATTCCATAACCCATTCGAGCAGCTCCTTCTAAAAGATTGGTATGCCATTCTCAATGTAATTACCCGGCTGCACAAGACCCATTTTCGAATCATAACAGGATGAATCTATCAAGTAGTACACGCCTCCTTGGAACTTCAGCAAATCGGCATGTAGCATCGCCTGCAACTCATGTCGATACACCTGCACGGAATACGCTTGCAATTTACGTAAGACACTTGCCGGATTTTGGCTATGTTGAAGTTCCTCAAGCATTCTCTTTGCTCTCGTTGATTTTTTTTTGTTAAATTCAAAGGGGATAATTATACTTTCCATTTGACCGTCAATAAACTCGAATCGATTTGCAATTTCTTTATAAGGAATCTCAAAGTTTGTATTTTTTAATTTTAATAACTCCATAATTCCGCGATCATCTGTTTTTTTTCGCATCGTATGGTCACAGAGACCGTGGATGCGATTAAAATAGTTTTTAATGGCCGATAGCGACAGCCCATTGTTCTCATAGCGAAGCACATGCTGCGCTTCCACCGCCGTTTCTTTCATCCATCCTTTTGACGGCATGCCATGTCGTTCGGGATAAAAAACACGCAAATCACCCAACTCAGACTTACCCTCCCGATTACAGCGACCAGCCGCCTGCGCAATCGAGTCCAAGCCAGCCATAGCTCGCAGCACGAGCGGGAAATCAATGTCTACCCCTGCTTCAATTAATTGCGTTGAAACGACACGACAAGGCAGACCGCGGGAATCAGCGAGCCGCTCACGGATTTTTTTTATGACGGCTTGGCGATGGGCCGGATGCATACGTCCGCTCAGATGGTATAGACCGTCTACTTCGGACGCATGCATCTTGAATCGCTCAAACAGCAACTTGGCATGTTTTCGAGTGTTTACAATACATAATACTTGCTGCGCTCCCAGCATCCATTCGACCACCGTCTCATCCGATACCGCTTCATCGACCGAGCCGTAAGGAGTCATCTTGACTCGTTCAAAGGAAACCATCAAATCTTGCGGGGATGGCTCGTCCATAATTTCCAACGCCGGGAAGCCCAACTTGTCCCATGAAGGCTGTGTGGCCGTGCAAAGCACAACCGAGCAATTATAATGATCGACCAGCTCTTGCAGAGCATGCAGACAAGGCATCATATAACCCCTTGGCAAGCTTTGCGCCTCATCAATAACAATGACCGATCCGGCAATCTGGTGAAGCTTGCGGCATTGGCTGCGTTTATTTGAAAACAACGATTCAAAAAATTGAACTGACGTCGTTACAACAACCGGCGCGTCCCAGTTTTCCGCACTGAGCTTAAGCAACCTTGCCTTTTGGGGATCGGTATTCTCCTCGTATTCCTCCAAATTAAAGTTGCTATGATGCTCCAATATCGCGTCGTCTCCAATTGCTTTGCGGAACACATCGGCGCTTTGCTCGATAATGCTCGTAAATGGGATGACATAAATAATGCGCCGTAGTTGGTGCTCCACCGCATGTTCCAGAGCAAAAGCCATGGAGGAAAGCGTTTTGCCCCCACCTGTCGGAACCGACAAGGCAAACAATTGTCGATTCTCCTGTCTGGCTCGACGTCTACATGCTTGCTGAATTAGCCTCCGCTGAATATTAATGCCGGTAGGCTCCTTCTTCTCAAAAGGGAGCAGGTGCTGGTTTAAACGCTGCAACAATTCCACCATCGACGGCTGCTTTTGTTGTTCCACTAGAAGGCGATCCGCTTCGCTTGTAAAATTGCGCGTATCAACTGAATCCGCATCGACCAGACAGGAGTAGAGCATGCGGCCCAAAAAGCTATATTTCCAGGCAAGCAGCGCTTTCTTCTCAGTTAGCAGCTCCTTGTATAGCGAAGGGGGAAATGGAATTTTAGCCGCCGGAATGGTCATTTCTTCCCATGCCGACAGCCAAGGCGGAACCTCGTCGCTTCTCTTGGACATTCGCTTTTTGAACGAGCTTTCCTCATCCTGCGTGCCGAAATTTTGAAGCCCCCCATGATGACCAGCCACCGCCATGGCGACCAACTGCGCCATATACTTGGCAGCTCCGATTTTACCGATATGCTGGTGATAAGAAGGCTTGTCCATAATCCACTGCGCTCCGGCGGTGGAATGATCTACACGCACATTACGCCCTCGCACCCGTTGCTGAAATTGCTCCGAGAATTTCCCTATATCGTGAAGCAGTCCGGCCAGATAAGCCAATTCCCCAGCGCCAAAGGCATCCGCATTTTTTTTG encodes:
- the cas2 gene encoding CRISPR-associated endonuclease Cas2; this translates as MLVLITYDVSTTTGEGRRRLSKVAKTCQDYGQRVQNSVFECIVDAAQFRRLRFALEELIDPATDSLRFYNLGDKYKSKVEHVGAKASYNMDGPLIL
- the cas5c gene encoding type I-C CRISPR-associated protein Cas5c, coding for MGYGINLKVWGDYACFTRPEMKVERVSYDVMTPSAARGILEAVHWKPAIRWVVDRIHVLEPIRFENIRRNEVESKASAKKTAIYASEERQQRASMVLKNVAYIIEAHFEMTDRQGIEDSPEKHYNIFLRRARQGQCFHRPYFGTREFPVSFELLEEELADAVCPHPGTIDLGYMLYDQDFQLNDKGEVKTVTPYFFRAQMVDGVIQVPSRQEVFR
- the cas8c gene encoding type I-C CRISPR-associated protein Cas8c/Csd1 gives rise to the protein MILQALYAYYFKLLEQDGEDLPKDGYSAAAVSFEIHLDADGQVLDITSDTNTKGKTLKHSYNVPEQGKRTVNIHPYFLCDKGEYLFGAALKMRPGCREAMQTLWREVLSYADAGNAERSPELAALLRFVEWTEEELSAQIHARIPEETRAELTGGGLSVLKYAPTGRFLHDDPTVQAAWERYSRRNKSDAGDDSLLQICLVSGKQVSVNELARLHPNIKNVIGAQSSGAAIVSFNKESFLSYGKEQSYNAPTSKKAADAYGYVLNKLLSDPKHHVRMNDMTVVFWADSKLDHAQMLLARMFQEEANNEEDSDGHPPDPESIRKRVDSAVSRVRSGQEFHDTFSDLDPETTYYVLGVSPNAARLSVRFFYRGTLGEIGEKVWQHYKDLSIVGLERTPTMRRLLRELAVGHDFKNIPPNMEGQLFRTIMQGLPYSKAIFAQLMNRVRADVDEPRKGLYKIGTIRAAMIKAYLLRAYRNNGLNTKEEDLTVAENVHSTNIAYNLGRLFACLEKTQTDALGKGINSTIRDRFWGAASASPATVFPRLMNLAQHHISKDEQRGISNNKKIREVVDLLPERFPSRLTLEEQGMFAIGYYHKQTSLYSIAKGTDKLGENGGAPGDEALETAE
- the cas7c gene encoding type I-C CRISPR-associated protein Cas7/Csd2; protein product: MKKTPLTKRYEFVLLFDVENGNPNGDPDAGNLPRIDPETGCGLVTDVALKRKVRNYVELAQEDADSYAIYVKEAVVLNNLNKEAFLHHPEMELKESKPEKMAAKKREDQQTLARWMCDKYYDIRTFGAVMTTGINCGQVRGPVQFSFAKSIDPIAPMDVTITRMAVTNEKDAEKERTMGRKSIVPYGLYRMDGFISAPLANQTNFGEEDLELLWTALVNMFDHDRSASRGKMAAQKLIVFEHESRLGNAPAQKLFQLVSVERKPDVSLARAFDHYELTILPAPAGVRILEKL
- the cas3 gene encoding CRISPR-associated helicase Cas3', with protein sequence MIFYAHSRDDGCFQLLKDHLEAVGQLCKKNADAFGAGELAYLAGLLHDIGKFSEQFQQRVRGRNVRVDHSTAGAQWIMDKPSYHQHIGKIGAAKYMAQLVAMAVAGHHGGLQNFGTQDEESSFKKRMSKRSDEVPPWLSAWEEMTIPAAKIPFPPSLYKELLTEKKALLAWKYSFLGRMLYSCLVDADSVDTRNFTSEADRLLVEQQKQPSMVELLQRLNQHLLPFEKKEPTGINIQRRLIQQACRRRARQENRQLFALSVPTGGGKTLSSMAFALEHAVEHQLRRIIYVIPFTSIIEQSADVFRKAIGDDAILEHHSNFNLEEYEENTDPQKARLLKLSAENWDAPVVVTTSVQFFESLFSNKRSQCRKLHQIAGSVIVIDEAQSLPRGYMMPCLHALQELVDHYNCSVVLCTATQPSWDKLGFPALEIMDEPSPQDLMVSFERVKMTPYGSVDEAVSDETVVEWMLGAQQVLCIVNTRKHAKLLFERFKMHASEVDGLYHLSGRMHPAHRQAVIKKIRERLADSRGLPCRVVSTQLIEAGVDIDFPLVLRAMAGLDSIAQAAGRCNREGKSELGDLRVFYPERHGMPSKGWMKETAVEAQHVLRYENNGLSLSAIKNYFNRIHGLCDHTMRKKTDDRGIMELLKLKNTNFEIPYKEIANRFEFIDGQMESIIIPFEFNKKKSTRAKRMLEELQHSQNPASVLRKLQAYSVQVYRHELQAMLHADLLKFQGGVYYLIDSSCYDSKMGLVQPGNYIENGIPIF